A window of Felis catus isolate Fca126 chromosome A3, F.catus_Fca126_mat1.0, whole genome shotgun sequence genomic DNA:
CACGATTGAAAAATTAACCATCTTTGGCTTTCTCAGCACTCCGTGATCTTGGTTTTCAACCCAACACTGACCCAAGAGAAGAACGCAGATTCAGAAAAACAACCCCTCATTCCTCCCTCTCAGTTTCAGGGATTGGAGACGAGACCCTATGGAATATTTGTGGAAAGAGTGAAAACTAGACTAAATTCGCAAATACCTGAAGGGAGAGCTCCAGGTGTAAGTTAAGTTTGGGATAAAGACAGATCCGAGTTTGGTCCTGGAGAAGCATTTTCAGTGTTAAATTCAAAGCAAAACTGCCTGTATTTGCCTCAcctgcccctcactcccacccgAGTAGGCGAAAGGCCTGCGGTCCCCTCTCACCGGGGGCGCTGGGCTTGGCCACGTCCAGGCCTACGGGCGGCTGGCCACCTGGTTCCAGCTCTCCTGGgggccccctccacccctgcaggGCTGGAAAATAATCCGTGAGGGTTCTGCACAGTGTCACATACCTGTCGTTGGTGAGGATGACCACAGTCATGCTTACTGCTCGTAAATGCTCCTCTTGTAGCCAAACCCTCTCCCCCCGTGGTGTCGGGCCCCACGGCCAGGGCCACACCTGAGCAGACTGTGAGCTTCACCTGCGAGTCCCACGGCTTCTCCCCCAGAAACGTCACCCTGAAATGGTTCAAAAACGGGAATGAGCTGGCAGCCTCCCAGACCACCGTGGACCCAGAGGGAGACAGCGCTTCCTACAGCATCTCCAGCACAACCACGCTGCCGCTGGCCCCGGGGGACGTTCGCTCCCAGGTCATCTGCGAGGTGGCCCACGTGACCCTGCAGGGGGGCCCTCCTCTTCGTGGGACTGCCAACTTGTCCGAGACCCTCCGAGGTAGATGCCCGTCACCCCCGGCCCAAGCCCAGCTCCGGCCCCCAAGcctcccagcctgcccctcccccactccgtgCTCCCAGCCTTCCATCCCCTGGAACCTGCCTCCTGACAGACCCTCCCAATCACCGGGCACCCAGGGGTACCGTCACCTCCTCCTGTTTTAACGGCAGTTCCGGGTGAACACCTACCGTGCTAGGTAGTTCGATTTACTTTCCCATAGCCACTccaattattgagcacctactgtaatCCAGCCACTGTGTGCTTGGTGACTTCATGGATTTTGCTAGTTATTCGATTCCAAATGCATGCTGGGGGCTCGATTTCACTCATTACCCTAATAGGAGCTACCAGTAGGTaccttgagcacctactgtgtactaGGCACTGTGCTTAGGGGATTTCATTCGCATGCAAAGACTACCCTCAGTGTTTGAGCACCAGCTGTATGCCTAGCACTGATCTGGGTGATTCCCTTGCTGCGTGGGGGGACCTAAGTTCTCTAGCCCCTCCCTGGTGATGTGTCTGTTCCATGAGGTCAGAGCTTCTGCTCTGTGCTGTTTCAGTTCCACCCACCTTGGAGGTTGCCCAGCAACCCGTGACAGGGGACCAGGTGAAGGTCATTTGCCAAGTGAAGAAGTTCTACCCCCAGCGCCTACAGCTGACCTGGTTGGAGAACGGAAACGTGTCCCGAACAGAAACGGCCTCGACGGCCTCGACGGCCTCGACGGCCTCGAACCTCATAGAGAACAAGGATGGGACCTTTAACTGGACGAGCTGGCTCCTGGTGAATTTATCCGCCCACAGGGAAGATGTGGTTTTCACCTGCCAGGTGCAGCATGACGGGCAGCCCGCGGTCACCAAAAACCATACCCTTGTGGTCTCTGCCCACCAGAAGGACCAGGAAACGCATACGACCCAGGGTGAGGTCAAGATGCCAACTGACCTGGCACGTTAAAttctatctttcctttttttcatgtgAAAAGCAGTCATTCATGCCTAGAATAATCTAGAAGTCTATAGATACACGGTCAAATTTTAAAGtgagtgcccctcccccatagcCCACACTCCCAAGAGTGACCACTGGTAAGAGTTTGGTTCGTGTCTCTGTAGATCTTTTGACATAAACATACATTAAAGagagttgggagggagggagactggaCTGTCCCTAGCTTCCCGCCACCTGCTCCTTCACCTGCCAGAGCTTAATTCACCAGGCCAGGccagccacctcctcctcctgttctttcGCACTTCACCTTGATCTCTCTGGCTGCCTTCGCAAGCCTGCACCCCAGGAATGGGGTGGAGGGCCTCAGAATCTTTACAGCTTATCACACGTATAATCACTGCTGTAATGAATGACCTTGCACCTGCTCTGTGACGTGTGCAGCTGTTTCTGGGGGACGATTTCCGAAAAAGCATTTCTAGGCCAAAGTGCATATGCCCCTCTAAGACGGCCACCCCCGTGTTGGAGCGAAAGGTGTCGGGGTTTCATTTGCTCAGCCCCTCCCAACGCATTGTCGGGGTATCTCTCTTCTGTCGTCAAATTAGCAGCACCCGGTTGGCGTTCTGGTGCCACTATGGAATGTTCCATCACTTGCCCGTTCGCCTGGCTCTGCCTTGTACGTGGCCGACCTTTCGAATGGGTTACAGTAGAGACCATTTCTTTCCTCGCTGCATCCTGTGAGGGAACAGGGAAGCTTTAGGAGGCGTGGGGCCCTCCAGGGTGTCCCGTTGATGTCCCTGATGCCTGGCTTCCATAGGATGAGCACTCTACTGGGAGCTGGGACGCGTGGATTTCGACTCTGGCTCTGTCGCAAACGTGCTGGGTGGCCTCAGACAAGTCAgtgcctctctctgggcctccttgcTTGCTTTATGGCAGTATGCAAGAGGAGGAACTTGACCCTTCAGCTTTGAGACTCAGCTGCTAGGGACCATGGCTGTCTTGTTCGGCCTCATAGCTTTAGGACCCGCACACACCCAGGCACAGAGTAGATAGGAAATgctttcaaaacaaatgaaagagtgAGTTTGTTGGTTGATTGTTCATTTAGTAAGTTAATCCTCAGAGCTATCCAATGAGGTCGAGGTTACTGTTGGCCTCAATAACACAAGAGGAAGTCAGTGTGTAGAGGGAGGTTTGAATGACTCACTCTGGGACACACAACCAGGGGCACTGTTTGCACCCATGTGTCCATGGCTCAGAGCCCTGCTCCTGACTACCCACAATGCTCTAGTGCAGGATCCCCTACCTGTGCCCTGGCACCAGCCCCGCCCACACAGTCTCCCTTACAGGTGTCCCGGGTTCAGAGCTCCTATGCCCGGGTCCCGGGCACAGATGAGTCGACTGCTCCTGAGAGCTCTGTAGAGTAGTCGCGATTCGGAGTTTCACCACTGCCGTGGTGGCCACCCTGTGGCTAGTTCCAGATGAAAGGGAACATGTTTCTGTTCCTTGGGGGTGAGATTTCTGCCCACGTCCTGAAGCCAGGGTTCCTCCATAGCAGTCGGCAACAAACATCTTCCCTCCTGGCACATCAGCGTGATGTTAGCACTGCCCACGGTGGCCCCCGCCGGGAAGGGTGTGCCTACCCCTGAACGTGCCCCCGTGGCTCCCAACACGTACGGCCAGATGGTCTCCGTTCGTGATGCCTACCTCGCGGTGAAAAGGGGTGGTGGGTATTAAGTTTCGCTGTTTCTAAGCTGCATACATGAAGCCTCTGTTCCGTGTGGTCCCTAGACAAAAATGAAAGCCAGACCATCTTCATTGTGGTGGGCGTGGTTTGTGCCCTGCTGGTGACTCTCGTGATCGCAGCCCTCTACCTCCTCCGAATCCGACAGAAGAAAGGTGCGTggattttcctcttcctccccaagaGTTTGCGCCCCGAGGCTGTCCTTCCCAGAGGGCGAGGCCGTGAGGAAGTCCAGTCTCTTCCACAAAGAGCCCAGCAGTAGCTGGTGCCATGGCTGGTGCAGCACCGTCACCAGGCTGGATTGGGGAGGGGGGCCCTCCCTCGGCCTTGCCTCATGGGCGCAAGATAGCCGTCACTGCTCCAGGCCTCACCTCCTCACGGGACCACCACCAAGGTGAAGAGCAGGGAGATGCCAGGGTGTGAAGAGGGCCTCCCGAGGAAACAGTATTTGCCGGTAACCCCGGCAAACTCCTGCTTTCCTCTTACCTGTCCAGGTTGACACGTCCAGCCCGTAggcaggaggctggagggagTAGGGATCATACCAGCACCTTCCCTAAAACCATTGGAAAGATTAAATGGGTGATGTCACGTGAAATGtgaggacagtgcctggcacacagcaggtgctcagtaaatgttgtcAGAATTGTACATGAGCCCAGAAACATGAGCCACCTTCCTGGAAAGCTGTCCTCACGGCAGCAAGGCACACAGCCTCTGGCTCCCCAGCAGGAGGGCACCAGTTCAAATCTAGGACATCATGCCCTTGTTTGAGTGCATGTAGTTACTGCTGTGACAAGGCCtctgactttggagtcagacaaaccAGGGCTCCAGACCTTTGTTACATGCTCTAAACGATCAGTTTGGCTTCcgtgagcctcggtttcctcacccgTAAAATGGGTAGAGCAGTGCCTCCCTTGGAGGAGACCATTTTAAGCCAGCGTTTCTGCACCTTAACTTGACTTCAAGTTATAGAAATACACTTCATGCCTCAACCCAGCACGTACGTACCACACTCCTATAGATAAAATTGGAACTCTGATATTTGCTTTTCTGTCCTAGTCTATACTAAATTCTCTTTAACATGCTGCTTGTGACCCACCATATGCCACGGACTGTGACGCGCAAAGTGCTGTCCCGAGCTGCCTCTCTGCACCCAGACCCCTAGGCTGGGCTCAGATGGGCGTGCTGTTCACACCTCTCCtctgcagcccctcccctccgGCCCCCAGGTTTCCCTCCTTCCTGGACTGGCTGAAAGCATTTGGCTGTGAGTCCTGGCCGAGCCTTAGCTCCCCATCTGGGAGGCTGGCATCAGGCCCCACCTTTCTGGAATCTGGAAGGGCTTCTGCCAGGTGATCCACCCGGTGGTTTTTCCCTAACGTCCAAGGAGAGCCTTCGCACGGGAAGGGTGGCGAAGCAGAGTCCGCTGCCCAGTGAGGGTCGGATAGCATTCGCGGTGGCCGTTAGTGAAATCCCAGCCCCTGGGTGACGGGTCTCTTTGGGTGCAGAGCCCAGCTGTCACACGGAGGCTTGGTGACAGTGACAACTAGCACTCCCTCAGTTCGcctcatgtgccaggcattgttctccCCACAGACTTCTGTAGTGGTGTTACTAACCCACttttaccgatgaggaaactgaggcatggagatgTTCTAAAACTTGCCCAGGGCCTCACAGCTGGTCAGTGGCGGGGCCGGGATTCAAACCTGGTCAGCGGGTCCCCCAGGGACCATGTTTGGGATCACTCTACACATCGTCTCCTCCCCGGTGAGATGACCTTTCCCCTCATTGGTCCCTGGAGGAGTCTGCCCATCCTCCCAACACTCGCGATGAAATGTCCTGATTTCAGCCCTCctgcttaccagctgtgtggctcCAGGGAGACACCGAGTCTCTTTGGTGTAAAGTGAGTGGTCAGTGTCCTGTCATTGGACTCCCTGAGACGACCCACGTCCCGGCACTTTGCAACCCATCGGCGTCCATTTGGACATTGGATGCCGGGCTGCAGCCTTCCCAGCTGGTACCCGCTCACCTAAAACTCCACCGCCTGTCCAGGCACCAGGCATTCACCCGGCAGGGAGAATTCTCGCCTTGTGGCAGCCTCCAGCCTGTCAAAGCGCGGTGCAGAGCGCGTTTGGTGTGCAGGTTgctttttaattacaattttacaGTGGCATGGGAGTCCAATAGTGGCCAAACCCCAGCAGCTTCTCTGTGGGATGCCCCATATCATAGGCTTAAAATCTCTGAACCAGATGGaccctttcttccctcctaagATCCTTTTTTGGAAAGTGGtgacatgaaaataaatggatgtCCAGCCCAACCCTGTGAGCTGGAGAGCTGAAATCCAAGCTCACAGAGGGGAAGTGACCCACCAGGGTCACACGGCGAGTGAGCTGGGGTCGGTGGGGGGGGAGACATGGGATGCACaccggctccccacccccccacccccgactagAGTCTGTTCTCCAGCAGTGAAGGGCCTGTAGGGGTCCTGTAGGGTCTCAGGTAAGGTGTATCGTGAgtggaactgaggcccagacagagcAGGGCAGTTGGCCCCTCCTGGGCTGAAGGCTGCTTTGAGATCTGACCTTGGTAACGCCCAGAAGTGGGGAAGTGGGAAGGCCCAGCCCACTGGCCCTCCTGACAGAAGATGATGGAACACCCCACTGGAGTGAGCATGGGGGAATTCCTGTGGTTCAAAGGAGGTGATTTCAACAATTCCTCACAACCTCCCTGGAGGCAAACCTTTGTCCCCCCCACCAAAAGAGTTACGTAAGAACAGTGTTTCTAGGTTAAataactggtttttgttttttgttttttgtctctttcagcCAAGGGCTCCACTTCTTCTACGAGGTAAGTGTGCCGCTGGGCTAGGATGCCTCTGCAGTGGTTGGTTgcttgttggttggttggttggtggttggttggttggttggtggttggttggtggttggttggttggttggttggtggttggttggttggttggtggttggttggtggttggttggttggttggttggtggttggttggttggttggtggtgggttggttggttggtggttggttggttggttgttgaTTGGttggtggttggttggttggttggttggttgttgaTTGGTTAGTTGGTTGGTGGTTGGTTGCttggtggttggttggttggttggttggttgttggttggttggttggtggttgattggttggttgtTGATTGGTTGgtaggttggttggttggttgttgattggttggttgttggttggttggttggttgtggttggttgtttggttggtggttggttggttggtgggtggttggttggttggttggttgttgaTTAGTTGGTTGGTTGTTGATTAGTTGGTTGGTTGggggttggttggttggtggttggttggttgttgattggttggttggttgttgattggttggttggttggtggttggttggctggttggtggttagttggttggttggttgacaACGCCCAAAACCTGAAAAGCAGAGTCCACACCCACTGACCCTGACTCCTGTGCCAGGCAAccttcccatttctctcctttGTCAGCTGCTCTGCCAGGTCTGTTTTTCATGATTGTCTCAAATGAGGCGATTTCCGCACACAGAGGCTCTGATTTCCTGCCTGCTGTCCGTAGACAGCAAGACCTTCATCACATTTCATCTGGGTGGTGGCAGAAAGCTGCCGCACACACACAGCTCCCAGATCCAAGCTGGTACTCTGCCCTTGCCTTCATTCGTTCACTGTGTGTTGACTTCCTTGGCACG
This region includes:
- the SIRPA gene encoding tyrosine-protein phosphatase non-receptor type substrate 1 isoform X1 codes for the protein MEPAGPAPGRLGPLLCLLLAASCVWTGVAGEAELQVIQPEKSVSVAAGQTATLHCTLTSLVPVGKVEWFRGTGPGRELIFSFRGDPHSPRVTNVSDATRRNNMDFSIRISNITPEDTGTYYCVKFQKGNPDVEFKSGPGTQVTVSAKPSPPVVSGPTARATPEQTVSFTCESHGFSPRNVTLKWFKNGNELAASQTTVDPEGDSASYSISSTTTLPLAPGDVRSQVICEVAHVTLQGGPPLRGTANLSETLRVPPTLEVAQQPVTGDQVKVICQVKKFYPQRLQLTWLENGNVSRTETASTASTASTASNLIENKDGTFNWTSWLLVNLSAHREDVVFTCQVQHDGQPAVTKNHTLVVSAHQKDQETHTTQDKNESQTIFIVVGVVCALLVTLVIAALYLLRIRQKKAKGSTSSTRLHEPEKNTREITQIQDNNDITYADLNLPKGKKAAPRAAEPNNHTEYASIQTGPPPAPEDTLTYADLDMVHLNRAPKQPAPKPEPSYSEYASVQVQRK